The proteins below are encoded in one region of Stigmatopora argus isolate UIUO_Sarg chromosome 2, RoL_Sarg_1.0, whole genome shotgun sequence:
- the tipin gene encoding TIMELESS-interacting protein isoform X2, translated as MFKTLENGRSEVFSPLPPPLSPGKRGDAFGNDEDHGEVSKLAEVPPAKRRVVRRPQPKLDSQRLTSEKGLPALRTLFDNVSFKGKGHEAEDVRLLMQKMENWAHRLYPKLQLEDFIDKVEKLGAKKEVQTCLKRIRLDMPLTHEDFTEAPAKDDILVDSDPFTSQSFHSDLPGPIHSTPAAPTLTGDQRQRMELNRQQALERRTARLQQQLTNRGRTRCQRTMFHPCLQAMPPSPPQFCARKL; from the exons ATGTTTAAAACTCTTGAAAATGGCCGCTCCGAGGTCTTTTCTCCCCTGCCTCCACCACTTTCTCCAGGCAAGAGAGGGGACGCATTTGGGAATG ATGAGGACCATGGTGAGGTGTCCAAGCTAGCTGAGGTTCCTCCTGCCAAAAGAAGAGTTGTTAGGAGGCCACAGCCAAAGCTCGACTCACAAAG GTTGACGTCTGAAAAAGGACTTCCAGCTCTTCGAACACTGTTTGACAACGTCTCTTTTAAAGGCAAGGGACATGAG GCAGAGGATGTGCGTCTACTCATGCAGAAGATGGAGAACTGGGCACACAGGTTGTATCCCAAACTTCAGTTGGAAGATTTCATTGACAAAGTGGAGAAGCTGGGTGCCAAGAAGGAGGTGCAG ACGTGTCTCAAACGGATACGCCTGGACATGCCGTTGACACACGAAGACTTTACCG AGGCTCCCGCCAAAGATGACATCTTAGTAGATTCCGATCCATTTACCAGTCAAAGCTTCCACAGTGACCTGCCCGGCCCTATCCACTCCACCCCGGCCGCCCCCACCCTCACAGGAGATCAGCGCCAACGAATGGAGCTGAACAGGCAGCAGGCTTTGGAGAGGAGAACAGCCCGCCTGCAGCAACAGCTAACCA ACAGGGGGAGGACGAGGTGCCAGCGAACCATGTTTCATCCCTGCCTTCAGGCAATGCCTCCAAGTCCTCCACAGTTTTGTGCGAGGAAGCTGTGA
- the tipin gene encoding TIMELESS-interacting protein isoform X1, which produces MFKTLENGRSEVFSPLPPPLSPGKRGDAFGNDEDHGEVSKLAEVPPAKRRVVRRPQPKLDSQRLTSEKGLPALRTLFDNVSFKGKGHEAEDVRLLMQKMENWAHRLYPKLQLEDFIDKVEKLGAKKEVQTCLKRIRLDMPLTHEDFTEAPAKDDILVDSDPFTSQSFHSDLPGPIHSTPAAPTLTGDQRQRMELNRQQALERRTARLQQQLTNSQTVDSSLQKDKSPINTSEYVVIHSKRQGEDEVPANHVSSLPSGNASKSSTVLCEEAVTQSQAAPTTSNNSQDADDC; this is translated from the exons ATGTTTAAAACTCTTGAAAATGGCCGCTCCGAGGTCTTTTCTCCCCTGCCTCCACCACTTTCTCCAGGCAAGAGAGGGGACGCATTTGGGAATG ATGAGGACCATGGTGAGGTGTCCAAGCTAGCTGAGGTTCCTCCTGCCAAAAGAAGAGTTGTTAGGAGGCCACAGCCAAAGCTCGACTCACAAAG GTTGACGTCTGAAAAAGGACTTCCAGCTCTTCGAACACTGTTTGACAACGTCTCTTTTAAAGGCAAGGGACATGAG GCAGAGGATGTGCGTCTACTCATGCAGAAGATGGAGAACTGGGCACACAGGTTGTATCCCAAACTTCAGTTGGAAGATTTCATTGACAAAGTGGAGAAGCTGGGTGCCAAGAAGGAGGTGCAG ACGTGTCTCAAACGGATACGCCTGGACATGCCGTTGACACACGAAGACTTTACCG AGGCTCCCGCCAAAGATGACATCTTAGTAGATTCCGATCCATTTACCAGTCAAAGCTTCCACAGTGACCTGCCCGGCCCTATCCACTCCACCCCGGCCGCCCCCACCCTCACAGGAGATCAGCGCCAACGAATGGAGCTGAACAGGCAGCAGGCTTTGGAGAGGAGAACAGCCCGCCTGCAGCAACAGCTAACCA ATTCGCAGACAGTAGACTCCTCATTGCAAAAGGACAAATCCCCCATCAACACCTCAGAGTATGTTGTCATTCATTCCAAAAGACAGGGGGAGGACGAGGTGCCAGCGAACCATGTTTCATCCCTGCCTTCAGGCAATGCCTCCAAGTCCTCCACAGTTTTGTGCGAGGAAGCTGTGACACAGTCTCAGGCAGCCCCAACAACCAGCAACAACAGTCAGGATGCTGATGACTGCTGA